One window from the genome of Cryptomeria japonica chromosome 6, Sugi_1.0, whole genome shotgun sequence encodes:
- the LOC131069930 gene encoding ethylene-responsive transcription factor 5-like, whose protein sequence is MSTLTPDEARTLNAIAYFLLDDHDEFSDQTTNSTFSCEYQKRHYRGVRFIKPRRKYAAEIRKPKKKGSKLWLGTFNTAEEAAEAYDRSVFQMRGSKAILNFPSNVELGVYMDPFLHPCLHTESQKRRKRTDESEISHDNRMEC, encoded by the coding sequence ATGAGTACACTAACACCGGATGAAGCCCGTACTTTGAATGCAATTGCCTACTTTTTGCTTGATGATCACGACGAATTCTCCGACCAGACGACGAATTCCACTTTTTCTTGTGAGTATCAAAAAAGGCATTACAGGGGAGTGAGGTTCATTAAGCCTCGCCGGAAATATGCTGCAGAGATTAGAAAGCCTAAAAAGAAGGGTTCCAAACTCTGGCTAGGCACCTTCAATACAGCCGAAGAAGCTGCAGAAGCATATGACCGTTCGGTTTTCCAAATGCGCGGTTCGAAGGCTATTCTTAACTTCCCTTCGAATGTTGAGTTGGGAGTGTATATGGATCCTTttcttcatccttgtcttcacactGAGAGtcagaagaggaggaaaaggacAGATGAATCTGAAATATCCCATGACAATAGGATGGAATGTTAA